The following proteins are encoded in a genomic region of Sparus aurata chromosome 11, fSpaAur1.1, whole genome shotgun sequence:
- the LOC115591544 gene encoding GTP cyclohydrolase 1-like, protein MEYNNASAKNGVADENQNMCINCKHNGLCREVSRESADADKLSHIEKAYTTVLSELGEDVEREGLLRTPLRAAKAMQFLTKGYKETTQDILNDAIFDENHEEMVIVKDIDLFSLCEHHLVPFFGKAHIAYLPNKKVVGLSKLARIVEIYSRRLQVQERLTKQIASAISEALEPAGVAVVIEAVHMCMVMRGVQKMNASTVTSVMLGSFNDNAVTRKEFLALTMQK, encoded by the exons ATGGAGTACAACAATGCTTCAGCAAAGAACGGAGTAGCTGATGAGAATCAGAACATGTGCATCAATTGTAAACATAATGGTTTGTGCAGAGAGGTCTCCAGGGAGTCTGCAGACGCTGACAAGCTGTCTCACATTGAGAAAGCCTATACCACCGTATTGAGTGAGCTTGGAGAAGACGTTGAGCGGGAGGGCCTTCTACGTACACCACTACGTGCTGCCAAAGCCATGCAGTTCCTCACTAAAGGCTACAAAGAAACAACCCAAG ATATCTTAAATGATGCTATATTTGATGAAAACCATGAAGAGATGGTGATCGTCAAGGATATCgacctgttttctctctgtgaacaTCACCTGGTGCCCTTCTTTGGCAAG GCCCACATAGCGTACCTCCCAAACAAGAAAGTGGTTGGACTCAGTAAGCTTGCTAG aatTGTTGAGATCTACAGCAGAAGGCTTCAAG TTCAGGAGCGTCTAACCAAACAGATTGCCTCAGCCATCTCAGAGGCattggagcctgctggagtggCAGTGGTTATTGAGGCTGT CCACATGTGCATGGTGATGAGAGGAGTGCAGAAGATGAACGCCAGTACTGTTACAAGTGTCATGTTGGGATCATTTAATGATAATGCCGTAACCAGGAAGGAGTTTCTTGCCCTCACAATGCAGAAGTGA